One part of the Arabidopsis thaliana chromosome 1 sequence genome encodes these proteins:
- the GH9C1 gene encoding glycosyl hydrolase 9C1 (glycosyl hydrolase 9C1 (GH9C1); FUNCTIONS IN: carbohydrate binding, hydrolase activity, hydrolyzing O-glycosyl compounds, catalytic activity; INVOLVED IN: carbohydrate metabolic process; LOCATED IN: endomembrane system, extracellular region; EXPRESSED IN: root; CONTAINS InterPro DOMAIN/s: Six-hairpin glycosidase (InterPro:IPR012341), Glycoside hydrolase, family 9, active site (InterPro:IPR018221), Six-hairpin glycosidase-like (InterPro:IPR008928), Glycoside hydrolase, family 9 (InterPro:IPR001701), Carbohydrate binding domain CBM49 (InterPro:IPR019028); BEST Arabidopsis thaliana protein match is: glycosyl hydrolase 9C2 (TAIR:AT1G64390.1); Has 1873 Blast hits to 1853 proteins in 259 species: Archae - 2; Bacteria - 684; Metazoa - 175; Fungi - 17; Plants - 924; Viruses - 0; Other Eukaryotes - 71 (source: NCBI BLink).), translating to MRKFGGSLFGVSLLLSVLLAAATAAAEYYNYGSALDKTFLFFEAQRSGKLPAAQRVKWRGPSGLKDGLAQGVSLEGGYYDAGDHVKFGLPMAFAVTMLSWAAVDNRKELSSSNQMQQTLWSIRWGTDYFIKAHPQPNVLWGQVGDGESDHYCWERPEDMTTSRTAYKLDPYHPGSDLAGETAAALAAASLAFKPFNSSYSALLLSHAKELFSFADKYRGLYTNSIPNAKAFYMSSGYSDELLWAAAWLHRATGDQYYLKYAMDNSGYMGGTGWGVKEFSWDNKYAGVQILLSKILLEGKGGIYTSTLKQYQTKADYFACACLKKNGGYNIQTTPGGLMYVREWNNLQYASAAAYLLAVYSDYLSAANAKLNCPDGLVQPQGLLDFARSQADYILGKNRQGMSYVVGYGPKYPIRVHHRGSSIPSIFAQRSSVSCVQGFDSWYRRSQGDPNVIYGALVGGPDENDNYSDDRSNYEQSEPTLSGTAPLVGLFAKLYGGSLGSYGGGSYKPYETTKPAASSYKATPTTYSPKQSGAQIEFLHSITSNWIAGNTRYYRHKVIIKNNSQKPISDLKLKIEDLSGPIWGLNPTGQKYTYQLPQWQKTLRAGQAYDFVYVQGGPQAKVSVLSYN from the exons TCTTGATAAGACCTTCTTGTTCTTTGAGGCTCAACGATCAGGGAAGTTGCCAGCTGCTCAACGTGTCAAATGGCGTGGCCCTTCTGGTCTCAAGGATGGTCTTGCTCAAGGA GTGAGCCTGGAGGGAGGATATTATGATGCTGGAGACCATGTGAAATTCGGTTTACCAATGGCTTTCGCAGTGACGATGCTATCGTGGGCAGCGGTTGATAACCGGAAAGAGCTATCCAGTTCGAACCAGATGCAACAGACATTATGGTCAATCAGATGGGGTACTGATTACTTCATCAAGGCTCATCCTCAACCAAATGTTCTATGGGGTCAAGTTGGAGATGGAGAATCAGACCATTACTGTTGGGAACGTCCCGAGGACATGACCACTTCAAGAACAGCTTATAAGCTTGACCCGTACCACCCTGGCTCGGACCTAGCCGGTGAAACCGCTGCTGCTTTAGCCGCTGCTTCCTTGGCTTTCAAGCCATTTAACTCCTCTTACTCTGCTCTTCTCTTATCTCATGCCAAAGAG cTCTTCTCATTTGCTGACAAGTACAGAGGACTATACACAAATTCTATCCCAAATGCAAAAGCTTTCTACATGTCATCTGGTTACTcg GATGAGCTTCTTTGGGCTGCAGCTTGGCTACACCGCGCCACCGGGGATCAGTATTACTTGAAGTATGCTATGGACAATTCCGGTTACATGGGAGGAACTGGCTGGGGGGTGAAAGAGTTCTCTTGGGATAACAAATACGCCGGTGTTCAAATCCTTCTCTCCAAG ATCTTGTTAGAAGGGAAAGGCGGTATATATACTTCGACATTGAAGCAATATCAAACCAAAGCTGACTACTTCGCTTGTGCTTGCCTCAAGAAGAATGGTGGCTACAACATTCAAACAACTCCTGGTGGTTTAATGTATGTTAGAGAGTGGAACAATCTGCAATATGCATCCGCGGCTGCGTATCTTCTCGCGGTTTATTCAGATTATCTCTCTGCAGCAAATGCTAAACTCAACTGCCCTGATGGTTTGGTGCAACCTCAGGGGCTTCTTGACTTTGCTAGATCTCAG GCTGATTACATTCTTGGAAAGAACCGTCAAGGAATGAGTTATGTAGTTGGATATGGACCGAAATATCCAATCCGTGTTCATCATAGAGGCTCTTCAATCCCTTCAATATTTGCTCAACGTTCTTCTGTGAGTTGTGTACAAGGATTTGACTCTTGGTATAGAAGGTCTCAGGGTGATCCTAATGTTATTTATGGAGCTCTTGTTGGTGGACCTGACGAGAATGATAACTATTCCGATGACCGCTCAAATTACGAGCAATCAGAACCAACATTGTCAGGAACAGCTCCACTTGTTGGCCTATTCGCTAAACTCTATGGAGGAAGTTTAG GATCTTATGGAGGAGGATCATATAAACCTTATGAAACTACAAAACCAGCag CTTCATCTTACAAAGCAACACCAACAACATACAGTCCAAAGCAATCAGGTGCACAAATCGAGTTTCTTCATTCCATAACTAGCAACTGGATAGCCGGGAACACAAGATACTATAGGCACAAAGTgatcatcaaaaacaattctCAAAAACCAATATCAGATCTCAAGCTTAAGATTGAAGATCTCTCAGGACCTATCTGGGGTTTAAACCCAACGGGACAGAAGTATACTTACCAGCTTCCTCAATGGCAAAAGACTTTGAGAGCAGGACAAGcttatgattttgtctatGTACAAGGTGGCCCTCAAGCTAA